The genomic stretch tactttttgtgattcaatgtttattgaaaacattaaattcggctattgccatttataccaatttaatttatgtatatataatgtatatatatatatatatatatatatatatatatatatataatgtatacaaatctaatttgatatttatcattacaatttatattaactgCACATCAAAAGTCCgccataattttaattacttactaTATCTTTCTCGTCATTAGGGCAATAAGtgtcaacaataaatatttttcttttacatcatgtttttttacaattcaaatagcTCTGTACTTCTTTACCCTTGTATCTTCCAGTTTCATGAAGTACTGAAAGACACTTTCATAGTCCCAAACAATATACCCTTTTTCCAGCCTAGAGATTGAAATCTAATGGGTTTCCTCTCACATAACGTTATCATTTACTTTGTCCACTAAGTAAGGCTTTTAGTCCAGTAAGAACAAATATTTCTGTGCgaagaaaattatttcttaaaaaaaaaattttacctttagactgaaattttgtatgtcacatagtaacacatttaagctaatgaaatgaacaaaagacttgaaattttacatgcggCGTATTTTCATTACGAAAACTGACATGACTCTATTATTTCCAcatctatattaaattttatatatccaatttggtatataaattgtattataggaCTTAAAAGACTCGGCAACTGCCTCAGGATATAAGCTAAGGAACACATCGTTGTAGGTACGTATTTTCCGAATGTCCTCTATTTTGGAAGAATATAGAATCCGTCTTGGATACAGGCCTGAGTACGGATATTAACACCATAATTTACATCAGAACTACTGTAAAGAGAACCCCAGCAATCACCATAACATACTTCAGGGATTCCAAGATACATTTAACTTTCTTATGTTACCGTTCCGAGTTATATATATCCACATTTGAGGCGATTTGGAGACCATCTAAGAGTTccgagaaaaattaaaatacgttgATTGTGATCTATTAAATCCATAATGCAGTCTTTACAGTTACTAAAGGATTTTTTGTCGTTAATGTCTTTGTTCCAGATAAAGCCTGCATTGGAAAGGACCTTATAACCAATTGTTAAAAATCTAGACCGATTATTGTTTTGAATAGAGGTTTCCATATAATGAATGGATTAAAACTTAGTACAGTAATTCTAGGTAAGAACCATAGGTAAGTTTCTTCACTATGGAATGGTACCTTAGTGTGTACATCTAAAGTATGTTTTATGGAGCAGTGAGATAGGATGGAGTTAAGAGTTTGCGATTTCTCTAAATGACCGGGAATCTATGATATGGAATGGAGGCTTTTCATTTTAAGTCATAGTTTTTAGTGACGGTCCATTAGAGAGACTCTGTAACATGGAACATTAGTACAGAATAATTCAAggttcatttaataaattacctatgtAAAATTGGTATGTTTGCTTGcaaaataacacatataataaTTTGTGTCACTAAGCGTTGAGTTCTAGTCCCTGACCTGTAttcataatttcattataacttaCAAAAAATTAGCCACTAGAATAAACCCATTTCAAAAccttgtaaaatttcagtaataaaatcaaGAAACGAACAAGGTAAATTAATTTGAAGGAAACAAAAGCTATGAAAGGCCGATTTGGAACACTGctaaaaaatacagaatatttcaaGTAGACCAAAGAatagatgtaataaaaatatacataattgaggggatttaaattagaattattatataaaataatattaaaataatatagtatatttaaactTGGTTAATATGTACAATTATGTCATCGATTTTACTTTCCTATCAAGGCACATTAAACACCTGTATTTATGATTCATATTTTCATATGGCGTAAAGCCTCTTATGTACGCAAACGCATAGTATAAAGATATTTAAGTACTACATAACAgcaaaaagaatatatatatatatatatatatatatatatatatatatatcaaatatcaaatacattcattTTATCATGTGAATTATTATGCCAAATGACTATCTCattgcttttttttctttttcttgtagAACATTAcgtattatattaatacatgataatttgtccattttatatatatatatatattataaagctatatatatttaattttggcaCCACCTTCAAAAACTGTGTAATATTGGATTTGAAAAACGTTTCAAATAATttcggtttattttatttttaatgtgagtATTATATATTAAGTTGCTCCCCTATttgagacatttatttatttacttctttttatCTCATCGGCATTCTCTTTACTTTATGTCGTTagatttcaatatatttcaatttagaaTTAGGTGTAAAaagtataactaattttttaataatattaaaaaggttagTACTAGATTAAATCTGGGATACCTTGTTTATTATTAATGCTTACTTGCTGggttaagtaattaaatattataataaattatttctatttatctctaaGAGGGCTCTAAACAATTCCATATAATGTCTATATCCAATATGTATACTTGCTTAACCCAATAATGGCTGATAACcctttaaatattagtataacatacattatattaatGTCCATTCaaactgatttaataaaaaattattttcggCTTATCTTTGAACGATTTTTATCCAATAAATCGTCTCCAGCAAAACCTATGGAGAATGCTTAAATATAGGATGTTTCATGACGTTCTCTTAAGatgattaaacattatttctccttattttttaagatatttgtaaatgtttcttaCAAACACAACCAAATATTAGCTGCatataattaaatagataaaattgaatgcttttaaaactaatataatctcTTTTCCTGTTTACACAGTTGTAGATATCTTCAAAACtacaaaaatccaaatttaaaatttaagatttcattttagagtactaaagttttttttattttaaaacaccgTTCTCACTTTTAAACTCTATAAAGAATCTCAAATCTTTGAGATGTCACAtatctgttataatataaaatgtcataaaagcACGAGCAAGGAAAGtcttaaaattactgttttataaagaataatgaataaatcaGTGTTTCATGAGAAAATTGAGAAAATCAAATTTGGTCACCATATTGgataaataatatacacattttaaagtttaagtttctCTTAAAGTAATGAAAGGTTCCCCACTTAAAGTTTACTGTCAGATTAACAGTTTCCAAGATCACAATAAATTATGGTCCAATAAAAAGACACTGTATAATCAGGTCAGTACTTCCTCTTTAagcaatattattgatttaactAAGGGGGTTTTCaagtattatttagaaatttgctAACTCCGACACACAGCATGATTATTCCTACAATACCAAAAAAGAAGTCAtccagtaaaactaaataacaaaatctttttttgaacatttggCCTATTACGCGATTCAGATTAGGACTTTTACATCGTTTTCTCCTCTATTAAGGTACCATTGTTCCATATTTCCGTACTATTAGAAATCttttatctaaaaaatgttttgccCACGCTAATGCAAACCTGTGGGCTGAGCGTATTTTAGTCTTTACAATACCACAAAATCTAATGCAGTATGACCTTTTCAAGGAcgttcatttctatataaatagtatcgagttcgattatggtgcatgtcgtCCCTCCATAAGGTTTGGTGGAGTGTTGAGTGAAGCATAACTTAAAGAACGTTTTCTTTGGTAGATTAATAATACCTTATAACCTCatgctttaaataaatatatccaaTTTTCATGGAAGTAGAGTCATTTTAGACAAGTATcaagaaaataattacagtactacttttaaaatattaaaaataacactttaattgtaataaattcttaaaacaaaaagcAATAACATTATCATTACaacgaattaaaattatttcactacaaTAACATACCGGTAATCAGTAATGTCATTAAAAGTATCTACATAAAAACTAACAAGAGGGTTTTTCTTGATGTTCAATCACCGTACATTAATCAAGCTTAGAATTCAACATATACAATTAGTTATTGATGTCTATGGAAACCACTAACAATACTCATAAGTGTAATTTCTTTTCTAccagaagtataaaatattgacTAGCATTCTTTCATTTGGCATGATATAATCTTTTATCACAAGTTTAGTACAACTTCTGTTGGACCTAATAGTATCACTTTTTGGCAGCTCTGTACGAGTTCTCCTTACGATCATTCCCGCCTCCCAGAGTTCGGTAGGGAAACCTATCTCATCTTTCCGGAACAGCAAAAAGTTCCCGCACACGGTTTTGAAATACACCACATTTTCTGACATGCGTACTCTAGGCTTCACAGAGGGGTTGTATAAATGGAATATTGATCCTAAGACGAAAACTATTCCGTTGTCAATGACATCCAAGCCTGTAAGGAAGAGTGTCGAGGAGTAGACGACCTGTGACGTCACGTAATTCAGAATACTTAACTCGTTTCCAACATTTATTGCCACGTAATTCTTATGGATCGCGCATCCGTAACCTCTAGAAGAAAGATGTGTTTTGCTAAAGGGTAAGAAAGTTAATAGTCTTGGACTATAGACGTTAAAATGGTAATCGAGTACGTCTAGGCTCTCTCCTGGCAGAGTGTCTGGCATTCGTTTAATCACGCCCCCGCAGACTTGGCTCGTTACAACAATAATGTCTTCGCTAGTTGAGGAGCTACTGATTTCGATGAAAGAGTATGGATTTCTCTTCAGACACGGTTCCTCCCTCAGTTTTACACCTGTCTCCAAGTCCCACACGTGTAAGTTGTTCGAGTTCCCCTTTATTACGCCCACGTATATCGACCCCAAGATGGCAATGGACGGTACCGGATACATGTGTTGATAAGAAAACATACCTTTAATATGTTCATCTGTGTATACCAAAGGCTTTTCAtcctcttcaaaataaaatatgtgtttcatTTCGATGATCTTCGTTGCCTCGTTCATTCGGAACACTTGCGTACCTGAGAGGTAGTTGAGGACTATGATGTCCCAATTTTTGCCTCCACACTTGAATGACTTCAACACGTACGAAGGTATGTAGTGGTAACTAACACTCAATTTGCGAGCAGGGACCACGTTGATGTCCCAGAGCTCTATCCGTTCCTCGTAAATCAGAGCAAGATAATCCATAAAGATGTCGGCGTGGAAATTCAAATCGTTGCTAGGGTTACTGATGACGATCTGTTTCTTGAAGTTTCCGGTGCGCCAGTTGTTCCAGAGATGATTCTGCCGCATGTAGGCCAGCCGCCATTCGCAGATAGGATCCAACCTGCTGGACCTCACCTCTGGAATGACGAATTTCGGTTCCACGACACAAGGGGTAGTTCTCAAATACTCATCTAGGTCCTTGTGGCAGTAACGCTTccacaaattattattgttgaagATTGATCTCCAGGAGCGACTGACGGCGCAGCAGTGGGCTATGTCAGGGACTGTCAGGTGTGTGCATAGGTCCAAAATCAACTCTAGAGGAAGGGTGTTCATTTTCCTCCTGTAACACagtaataacaaaatgaaaaataccgcctggtaaattgtaaataatttaatccaTCACTTACTTTATTCTTTTATACAAGTTTAAGTACATATCAGCGTGCAAAACTTAGTGTCCGCCCCACATCCTGGCCCGAAATACGGCTCATAGTGAATCAATGCTTaccattttcaattataataaggACTTTTTAGGGTTGAAGCGCCTTGGTTGACTGTTAAGAGCCGTCAAGAGTTctatagacatttaaaaatatacattactcaTGTCTGGAATACAGCGCTGCCAGTTCATAATTCTATAGacacaattgtatttattttatgttatacgaCTATGGTTAGAACATTGTCTAtagctattaattttaataaaaactttgataGTATAGAAAATGACTAGTCATAGTTTTCATTCTGATTCCTCGCTGGCAATGGACAGACGAACGTATAAAACAGAAAAAGGTAAACAAAGAGACTTAAAATTAGACCGTACTATTCTAGgtcatattatatattgattCTTTATAACGGTTTATTAAGATGGATTAAAATGGAAACACCATTAATAAgatatattaagatttattaatgGTGgtcc from Homalodisca vitripennis isolate AUS2020 chromosome 2, UT_GWSS_2.1, whole genome shotgun sequence encodes the following:
- the LOC124356297 gene encoding uncharacterized protein LOC124356297; amino-acid sequence: MNTLPLELILDLCTHLTVPDIAHCCAVSRSWRSIFNNNNLWKRYCHKDLDEYLRTTPCVVEPKFVIPEVRSSRLDPICEWRLAYMRQNHLWNNWRTGNFKKQIVISNPSNDLNFHADIFMDYLALIYEERIELWDINVVPARKLSVSYHYIPSYVLKSFKCGGKNWDIIVLNYLSGTQVFRMNEATKIIEMKHIFYFEEDEKPLVYTDEHIKGMFSYQHMYPVPSIAILGSIYVGVIKGNSNNLHVWDLETGVKLREEPCLKRNPYSFIEISSSSTSEDIIVVTSQVCGGVIKRMPDTLPGESLDVLDYHFNVYSPRLLTFLPFSKTHLSSRGYGCAIHKNYVAINVGNELSILNYVTSQVVYSSTLFLTGLDVIDNGIVFVLGSIFHLYNPSVKPRVRMSENVVYFKTVCGNFLLFRKDEIGFPTELWEAGMIVRRTRTELPKSDTIRSNRSCTKLVIKDYIMPNERMLVNILYFW